Proteins co-encoded in one Candida albicans SC5314 chromosome 3, complete sequence genomic window:
- the BAT22 gene encoding Bat22p (Putative branched chain amino acid aminotransferase; regulated by Gcn4p; induced by farnesol treatment, GlcNAc, amino acid starvation (3-aminotriazole treatment); present in exponential and stationary growth phase yeast cultures) → MSAPLDASKLEITKTTKPSEPLPKEELVFGKSFTDHILEVEWTAEKGWGVPTIKPYHNFSLDPATCVLHYSFELFEGLKAYRDSNGKIRTFRPDKNMERMNRSAKRAALPTFDGEEFIKLVDQFLLIEERFVPTGYGYSLYLRPTLIGTSIGLGVSAPTKALLYLIASPVGPYFSGGFKPVSLEATDYAVRAWPKGVGSYKLGANYVSCIEPQMEAAKRGHSQNLWLFGEEGYITEVGAMNVFFAFKNADGTKELVTPPLDGMILPGVTRDSTLELAKSKLPSDWTVNERKLTIHEVKERAAKGELVEAFGTGTAAIVSPIDNIEFQGEQIKVPVSAGSSGEIALKINDWIKAIQYGDESFKNWSRVAQ, encoded by the coding sequence ATGTCAGCTCCATTAGACGCCAGTAAATTGGAAATCACTAAAACTACCAAACCAAGTGAACCATTaccaaaagaagaattggttTTCGGTAAATCATTCACTGACCATATCTTAGAAGTTGAATGGACTGCTGAAAAAGGATGGGGTGTTCCAACTATTAAACCATACCACAACTTTTCCCTTGATCCAGCCACCTGTGTTTTACATTATTCTTTTGAGTTATTTGAAGGTTTAAAGGCATACCGTGATAGCAATGGTAAAATCAGAACTTTTAGACCAGACAAAAATATGGAAAGAATGAATAGATCAGCTAAAAGAGCTGCATTACCTACATTTGATGGTGAagaatttatcaaattagttgatcaatttttgttgattgaaGAAAGATTTGTTCCAACTGGTTACGGATATTCACTTTACTTGAGACCAACTTTAATTGGTACTTCAATTGGGTTAGGTGTCAGTGCACCAACTAAAGCATTATTATATCTTATTGCTTCACCTGTTGGTCCATATTTCAGTGGTGGTTTCAAACCAGTGTCTTTGGAAGCCACAGATTACGCCGTAAGAGCTTGGCCAAAAGGTGTTGGTTCTTATAAATTGGGTGCAAACTATGTGTCTTGTATTGAACCACAAATGGAAGCTGCCAAGAGAGGTCATTCCCAAAATTTGTGGTTATTTGGTGAAGAAGGTTATATTACTGAAGTGGGTGCTAtgaatgttttttttgcattcaAGAATGCCGATGGCACTAAAGAATTGGTGACTCCGCCATTGGATGGTATGATCTTGCCAGGTGTCACTCGTGATTCTACTTTAGAATTGGCTAAAAGCAAATTACCAAGTGATTGGACTGTcaatgaaagaaaattgaCTATTCATGAAGTTAAAGAAAGAGCTGCTAAAGGTGAATTAGTTGAAGCTTTCGGTACTGGTACCGCTGCTATTGTTTCACCAATTGACAACATTGAATTCCAAGGCGAACAAATTAAGGTTCCAGTTTCTGCTGGTAGTTCCGGAGAAATAGCTTTGAAGATCAATGATTGGATAAAGGCTATTCAATATGGTGATGAAAGTTTTAAAAACTGGTCTAGAGTAGCCCAATAG
- the ATO6 gene encoding Ato6p (Putative fungal-specific transmembrane protein), producing the protein MSSLESISSELKAVPIADEIENVVLPYKTCTITGEGNEFVVIGDHKYYRHELMQAFGGTFNPGLAPYPKHSFGNPAAIGLVSTGMNILIFGLFFAHAMGIHIPNAGIGLCMFMGGLVEILAGIWGFFVGSQVGTFVLTVFTSYGAFWLSFGAIFIPSFGIIQAYEEDPEQLNHAIGLMLIGWAIFTTMLLMCVVKSTLSFFWALLTYDLTIILFAAGFLSDNDKVKVAGGIMGVINAFADWFEAFAGVANRQNSYMVPREIPLPDLSVWLKRKKAVSKTSN; encoded by the coding sequence atgtCTTCTTTAGAATCAATATCTTCTGAATTAAAAGCTGTACCAATAGCcgatgaaattgaaaatgtggTATTACCTTACAAAACATGCACAATAACTGGTGAAGGCAACGagtttgttgttattggtgACCACAAATATTATCGCCACGAATTGATGCAAGCATTTGGAGGTACGTTCAATCCAGGTCTTGCACCTTATCCCAAACATAGTTTTGGAAACCCTGCTGCTATTGGTTTAGTTTCAACGGGAatgaatattttaatttttggaTTATTCTTTGCCCATGCAATGGGTATTCATATTCCAAATGCTGGAATTGGGTTATGTATGTTTATGGGAGGGTTGGTAGAAATATTAGCTGGTATTTGGGGGTTCTTTGTTGGTTCTCAAGTAGGAACTTTTGTTTTAACTGTATTTACTTCGTATGGTGCATTTTGGTTAAGCTTTGGAGCTATCTTTATTCCTTCATTTGGTATTATACAAGCATACGAAGAAGACCCTGAACAGTTGAATCATGCTATAGGATTAATGTTGATTGGGTGGGCAATATTTACCACCATGTTGCTTATGTGTGTTGTGAAGTCCACTTTATCGTTCTTTTGGGCATTGCTCACATATGACTTAACCATTATTCTCTTTGCAGCGGGGTTCTTATCAGATAATGACAAAGTAAAAGTGGCTGGTGGGATTATGGGAGTCATTAATGCTTTTGCTGATTGGTTTGAAGCTTTTGCTGGGGTAGCTAATAGACAAAACTCTTACATGGTTCCCAGAGAAATTCCTTTACCAGATCTCTCAGTCTGGCTTAAACGTAAAAAAGCTGTCAGCAAAACATCAAATTAA